ATCGTCGTCTTCCCGAGGCCGGGATTCGACTCTAACAACGCGTTCCCGTCGGCGAGGATGCAGACGAGCAGCTGCACGAGCACATCCCGCTGGCCGACGATTCGCTTTCTGATCTGGTCGCGTGCGTCCTGTAACTTCTGCTGTATCGTGTCGATGTCGTGTCCTGAGCTCATGTATCAGACTCCCCGTCCTCGCGTATCCGCAGGTTGTACTCGCGGATGAGTTCCGCGTCCTCCAGGTCCTCCGCACCGGCGAAGCCGGCCTGCTGGCTCTCGAAGTCGCCGCTCACGTCCCCGCCGGCCTCCGACGGGAACTGCTGTGTGGGGTCGACCTCCTCCTCGCCGCCGGTCGATTCTATCTGAGCGGTCAGGTTCTCGTCGCCGGCGGTCACGTCCTCGCTGTCGCCCAGCACCGAGTCGCCGTCTTCGAGGCCGGTGTAGTCCCGTGGCTGGTCTGGGCCGCCGTTCGCCGGCGTCGCTCCGCCGTTACCGTCGAGCAAGGCGAGGTCCACGGCGGCGACCTGGACCGTCGCGAGACTCAAGATAGCGATGACAAAGAGCGTCACCGCGAGTCGCCGGATGTTCACCAGCGCGACGCCGGACGTCTCGCGCAGCTGTGCGAGCACGTCCTCGTAGAGTCGCACGGCCATCGCCGTCTCCTGCTCGTCGGTGATAGCGTCGCGGGCGGTCCGGAGGGCCTCGGCGACCGAGGGGTTGACGGCCTCGAACTGCTCGATGAGGGGGCGCCGGAGCCGAAGCACCAGTTCGGCGACGAACACCACGAGCCCGACTGCGAGCGCGACGAGCGCGGACCCGGGTACCGTGGGGTCGGACAGCGGCACGCCAGCCGAATCGGTCACCGTCTCGGTGACGACGTCCGGGACCCCGACCTGCTCCGGAATCGCGCTGGGTTCCAGCGCCGCGACCAGCAGGTTCACGACGAGGAAGAGCGCGACGGCGTCGACGACGGCGTATATCGTGGCGGCCTTCCAGGCCTCGAACCGGACCGCTCTGAGCGCCGCACGCATCCGTTCGCCGACTGGTCTGTCTTTCTTGCTCATGGTCAGTACCCGCTACACTCCGGTTCGCCCTCGTTTTCGGCCTTGTTGCACAGCGACTGCAGGTCGTCTTCCATCTCGCTGTTCTCCTGTTGCAGGTCCTCGTTCTCGTTCTCGAGCGTATTTACCTCGTCCTGGAGGTCGTCGATTACGTCTTCGCGGTCGTTGAGTTCGTTCCTGAGGTTCACCACGTCGTTCTGTAGTTCCCGTCGGTCGTCTCGAAGCGTCTCGACCTCGTCTTCGAGCTCGTTCGCTTCCCGCTCCAGGCGCTGGTTCTCCTGGCGCAGTTCGCTCGTCGTGCCCTGCAGCGTGCTGACCCGGTCCTGGCTGTCTCGCAGTGCCTGTCTCGTCTCTGCCAGCTGGCTCTCGGTGGCGTTCAGCTGGGCCTCGGTCCGTTCGAGGTCGTCGGCTACCTGGTCAACGTCCTGGGTCCGCGTCTCGAGTGTCTGTCTGAGTTCGCGGACACGGGTCCGGTTGTCCTGGAGGTCGGCACGCGTTTCCTCCAGTTCGTCACGGAGGTCGGCGTTGGTCGACTTCAGGCGGTTGTTCTCTTGCTGTAGCTCGCCCGTCGAGTCCTGGTAGAAGACGGTAGCCCCGGCGGTGCCGGCGACTGCCAGGAGGATGAGGGCGACGAGTCCGAGGTTCAGGGTGCGACCGATTGCGCTCACGGGAGACCACTCTCCAGAGTAGTGCGCCCGCGGTACACTTGAACGCGTCGGGCGATGACCTCTGCAGTGAACAGCAGTAGTGCGCCCAGCAGGAAGACCCACGACCACGAGTCGCGGACCGTCCGGATTCGCGTCGACTGCTGGCGTGCCAGCCGTGCGATTTCCGCCCCCTCGCCGGGCGTGAACAGCTGCCCGCCCGTCTCCTCGACGACGCTCGTGAGGGCCTCGGACTGGCCGAACGTGCCGTACTCGGCGGGGTAGTTCGCCGCGTACTCGGTGTCGAGTACCGTTCCGTAGCCGGCCGTCGACGGCGTGAACTCGCCCTGATAGCGGTTCGTCCCGACCTGCCGGAACGTGATATCGGCCGCCTCGGGCCGTGTCTCGCCGCGGTACGTCAGCGACGTCAGCCGGCCGACGCGCGCGTCCCCGACGGCCGTGACGCCGGTCTGTGTCCGCGCCGGGTCGCCGATAGCGTAGTTGACCGACTTCGTCAGGACGAGCGAGTCCGGCCGTTCGAGCAGGCCGTCGAGCGTGCCGTCGTCGCCGTACGTCGTGATGGAGACGACCCGACCGAGGCCGAAGCGCCACGACGCGATGGCCGGCGTGCCGTCGGCCGTCGCCACCTGATAGTCGGCCCCGGGTTTCACCGTGACGCGGTTCGCCTGGCCCGGGTTGGCGGTCAGCTCCACGCCCGACGTGATGAACGTGTTCCGGGTGACGATGGTGAGTCGGTCGCCCTGGAACTGTCGCGACCCACCGCCGAACAGCAGTCGCAGGCGGTTCGTCTCGGTGGCCGCGAAGTACGACCCGCCGGACTCGGCGGCGATCTCCCGCAGCGTGAGTTCGTTGACCTTGCGGCCGGCACCCACGCTGACGACGCGAGTCCCCTCGCGGCCCAGCTGGTTCGAGACGGCGGCCGCTTGGGCCGGTCGGTCCTGGCCGTCGCTCAGGAGGATTATCGTCCCCTCGCGTTCCCCGAGCAGCTCGTCGGCCCCCTGCAGGCCGATGGCGATGTCGGTCGCTCCGCCGCTCGTGAGCCGGCGAATCTGGTTGGCGACCGTGTTCCTGTTTTCCCCCAGCGGGGCGAGTTCGGCCACCCGGAAGGCCCGGAAGTTGAACGCGACGACGCCGACCCGGTTCTCGTCGCCCAGCTGGTCGAGCACGTCGAGGGCCACGGCCTTCTGGATGGCCATCCCCTCCTCGGCACTGCCGGAGACGTCGACGAGCAGGACGATGTTCGTCGTCCCGCCAGTCGCGTTCCCGACGGAGACGGGCAGCATCGACGCGACGGGCGACTCGCCGTAGCCGCCGTTCTCGTAGGCGTTGTCGCCACCGACGACAACCAGGCCGCCGCCCTCGATGACGTGTTCCTGGAGGGCGCTGACGTTCCCGAATCGCGTAGCGGGGCTGTCCTGGACGACGACGGAGGAGTAGCCCGACAGGTCCGCCGGCACGGTGTCCGTCTTCGTCACGTCGTACAGCGAGTCGAGGAAGTTCTCGAAGGGGTAGGTCCGGGCCGAGACGTAGAGGACGTCCGGTTGCTCGACGACGCGAACGCTCTTGTAGAAGACGTTGTTGCGGTCGAAGACGTCGGAGCTCTCTATCGTCGCCGTCACCCGGTGTGAGCCGAGGTCCTCGAAGGTGTGCGTGACGGCCGTCGTGCCGTTCTCGCCGACCGTCCGCGTGGCGACCGTCTCGCCGTCGATGCTGACCTCGACAGTCGACTCGTCGGGAAGCCGGACGCCGTCGACGCTGACGACGAACCGGGACGGTACCCCCGAGCTCACCGTCTGTGGTCCGGAGACCGAGACGGCCGCTTCGCGGTTTCGCGGAATCAGCTCGACGGCGCTCACCGTCGCGTTCAGCCGTCTGGCCTCTTCCCCCGCTATCGCGAGGCTCCGCCCGGCGGTGACCTGGCCGTCGGAGAGCACCACTACCGTCCCGTTCTCTCTGGCGTTCGCTGCCAGGCCGTCACCCAGACGAGACGACGCCTCGCTCCCGACCGTCGTGGTGGTCACCGGGACGCCCGTCGCCTCGATGTCTGCGACGAGCGATTCGCGCGTGTCTGCGTAGACGTCCATACTGGCGGAGTCGTCGGTCAGCAGCGTCACGCTCGGCTCGCCGGCCGTCTCGCGGGTCTGGACCGTGTAGGGCCCCATCGCGCCGACGACGAGCAGGACGACGACGAGGACCCGGCTGGCAAAGAGCAGGCGTCTGCTCCGCGTCGACGCCGACCGGGAGCCCCGCTCGCCCCAGAAGACCACGTAGACGAGGACGGCGACGGCGACCGGGACGGCCACTGCTGGCCAGAGGTGTTCGACCCCGATCGTCAGCCCGTCGGAGAGGGTGTACGAGACGCTCATCAGAGGTCACCCCGGTATCGGAGGTATCCGACTTCCAGCAGGACCACGAACAGGCCGGCCAGCGCGGCGAACTCCGTCAACGGCCGGGGGACGCTCCGGCGCTCCTCGCGCGTGGCGTTCCCGGTCGGTCCCTGCCGGTCCGAGAGCGGTTCGACCGCTGTGTCGGACTCGCGTTCGTCGAGCAGCGACGCGCTCACCGTCCGTCCGGCTGCGCTGTAGAACCCGACGCGCTGGAGCGAGTTCGTCGGCCCGGTGACCGGCCCGTCCGGCCCCTCGATGCGGTCGGCGTCGAACCGGACCGTCTCGCCCGTCTCGAAGTTCAGCGCCGGCAGCGGGTCCCGGTTCGCGAGGTGGAAGACGGCCCGCTTCCAGAACACCGGGTACTGGTAGTTGAACTTGAAGCTCGAGCTGTCTTCGATGTACCCGTAGTACAGCAGACGGCCGCTCTCTCGCTCGGCGGTGGCGATGAGCGGGGTCCCGTCGCCGAGTTCGACCACCGTGCGGCCCTCGCGGAGGGAGCCGCTGACGTACTCGTCCGGCGGCTGGAAGTCGATGCCGCGGGTCAGCTCGTCCGGTGGCGGGGACTGTACGGTCGCGGCAGACCTGACGGGCCCCGGCTCTAGCAACAACAGGTCACCGTATCGCGTCGGGAGCTCCGGTTGCGCCTGGACGACGACGCCACCACCGTCGGCCACGAGCTCTCGACCCGCCTCGACGTTGCCGGGCAGGAGCGCGCTCGGGTCCACGTTGCTGTAGACGATGACGTCGTAGTCGTCGGTGACGGTCGTCGGTGGCCGGTCGACGGTCACGTCGACCTGGTCGACCACCTCCAGCGCCGTAATCAGGTACCGGTTCGGGTCGTTGGTCAGCACGAGCACCTCCACGGTGGGGTCCGAAGGTGCGGCGATGGAGACCGTGTCGTCGGTCGCGAAGCCGTCACCTGGCGAGAGTCGCGCCTGACTCCGGCCGGCCGGGACCGGGAACGTCACCGTCTCGAGGTCGTCTGGCCCCAGTTCGACCCGCGCGTTCCGGTTCCCGAGCGTGACCGTCCGGGTGACCGTCTCGCTCCCGAAGTTCTTGACCGACAGCGTCACCCTGGACCCGGCGAAGCGGCGGTCGACGAATCCCACGTTCGCGTCGCCGCCAGCGTCGAACTGCCGCAGGTCGACCGAGAGGTCCCGGGCGCGGGCGGTGGCCACGGCGTCGGTCCACTCGTTTCCGGCGAAGTCACTGAGCACCACTATTCGGGCGTTCTCACCCGCCAGCGCGGTCGCCTGCGTTATCGCGCCGTCGAGGTCGCCCGGCGCGTCGGTCACCTGTAACTGCCCGAGCGCCTCGCGGGCCTCGCTGGGTGTCCCTCGCTGGAGGGTGACGTCACCCCCGTCGTCGGTGGTGACGACCGAGGTCGTGCTGGTGACCTCCGCGTCGGCCGTCTCGAGCGCGCGAGCGAGCCGGGTGTCGCCACCGCCGGTGGTCGCCATGCTCGCGCTCGTGTCGACCACCAGGACGGTCTCCTCGACGACGGCACGCTCGTTGACCATCACGTACGGCGCCGCGAGACCGACGGCCAGCAGGAGGAGCGCCAGCAGCTGGACGAGCAGGAGGAGGCTCCGCGAGAGCCGTTCCAGCAGGGGATTGGTCGCCTGCTGGCGCTCGTCGTTGGCGAGGAAGCGGAACGTCGGGAGCTCCATCCGCTGGGGCTCCGGGCGGATGAAGTACAGCACCACGATTGGGATGGCGAGGGCGAACGCCGCCAATCCGAGCGGGGAGAGGAAGATTTCCGAGAGGACCATTGCCGGACCAACTCCCGGCACCCGTATTTATGTTGTGTCTGAGTTGTCAGTTACGCATCAATTGTGGCTGGCCTGTCAGGTGCTCTGTGGCCCCTCGGCATGACCAGACGGGATTTATTCGGAATGGGACCGAAGAGACGGTATGAGCGACAACGGCGGACACGATAACGAGGTTCAGGACGACCACGACGACCACCACGCGCACGACCCCAAGCGCGTCAGTATCGCCGTCCTCACCGTCTCTACGACACGGACGCTCGAAGACGACCCCGCCGGCGACGTCGTCGCTGGGGCCTGCGAGCGAACGGGTCACGACGTCGTGACCCGGCGCGTCGTAGACGACGACAGGGACGCCATCGTCGAAGCGGTGGCGGCGGCGTTCGACGAGGACGACGCCGACGTCGTCGTGACCACGGGCGGGACCGGCCTGACCCCCGACGACGTCACCGTCGAGGCCCTCCGACCGCTGTTCGACCGCCGGATTCCTGGGTTCGGAGAACTGTTCCGCGGGTTCTCCTACGAGGAGGTGGGGCCGATGGCGATGGCCTCGCGGTCGACGGCGGGCGTCGTGGACGACCGCATCGTGTTCTGTCTGCCCGGAAGCGAGCACGCCGCCCGGACCGGGACCGAACGGCTCATCGTCCCGGCCGTCGGCCACCTGGTCGGTCTCGTCCGTCGCTGAGGCGACCCGCACGGTTTTGGGGACAGTCCTGTTACGACCGAGCGATGACCGACGAGTTCACGCACGTCGAAGACGAGGGCGAGGCGCAGATGGTCGACGTCGGGGGGAAGGCAGACAGCAAGCGTCGCGCCGTTGCCCGGGGCCGGATACGGCTCTCGGCGGCGACGCTCGAGGCCATCGCGGCCGACGAAATGGAGAAGGGCGACGTCCTGGCCACGGCACGAGTCGGGGCCATCCAGGCGGTCAAGCACACGTGGGAGACGATTCCGCTGTGCCACCAGATTCCAGTGACGAACGTCGACGTGTCGTTCGACGTCGACGAATCGGCCGTCGAGGTGACTGTTGCCGTCGATACGGTGGGGAAGACCGGCTGTGAGATGGAGGCGCTCCAGGGGGTGACGACCGGGCTGAACGTCGTCTGGGACATGGTGAAGGCGAGCGAGAAAGACGCCGACGGCGAGTATCCGACGACCGCAATCGAGGACGTACGTGTCGTCGAGAAGTCGGTCGACAGGTAATCGACGGCGGGTCGAGACCGGTCGGTGGCTCAGTCCGGTGCCGCCGAAAACACATACGTGTCTCCGCCGAGTAGACCACTCCATGCAGGTCCTCGGTATCGTCGGCCCCTCGGGCAACGGGACGACCACACTCGTCGAACGACTCGTCGCGCGCTGCGCGGACTCTGCTCGGGTGGCAACGGTCACGCAGTGCGACCGCGCGCCGGCCGTCGATACCGACCGGACAGATATCGCCCGCCATCGCACGGCGGGCGCGGCGACCACCGTGGCCACGACCGACGACGGCGAGTGGGTCGCCAGCGGCGAGTCCAGGACGCTGGACGAGACGCTAACCGAGCTCGCGCCGGCGTTCGACTACGTGTTCGTCGATGGGTACCCCGATTCGTCGCTGCCGAAGGTCGTGCTGGGGGACCGACCCGCGACCGACCCGGTCGTCCACCGCGCCGACGACGGCGAGACGGCGGACCTCGATGCGATTCTCGATGCGCTGGCTGCCCAGGACCCCTACGTCACCCTCGAATCGCTCGTCCGCGAGGTCAAACGCAGCCCAGACGAGGACCGGGCGGGCGCTATCGCCACCTTCACCGGCCGGGTCCGCGCCCGTGACGGCGTCGACGACGCGCCGACCGAACACCTGGAGTTCGAGCGCTACGACGCGGTGGCCGACGAGACGATGGCGGCGATTCGCGAGGACATCGAGGGCCGCGAGGGCGTGTTCGCGGTCCGCCTCCACCACAAGACCGGCGTCGTCCAGGCCGGCGAGGATATCGTCTTCGTCGTCGTCCTGGCCGGCCACCGCGAGGAGGCGTTCCGAGCCGTCGAGGACGGTATCGACCGGCTCAAGGCGGAAGTGCCGCTGTTCAAGAAGGAGGTCACGGTCGAGGAGGCGTTCTGGGCCCACGACAGATAACCGCCCAACGGCTGCTCGTTGGCGGATCCCCATTCGCCCAGTTCTAGTCGATTCTCCGATAGTTCTATTACCCGCGTCAGTGTATGTACGACTGATGTCGAAGAAGGTCATCGCCCTCGTCGCTCTCGCCGTCCTGACGCTCGCGTACGTCTACCGGAAGTAGCGACGGACAGCCCCAGTCGTACAGTCCTCCGACCACGTTTCCGAACGCTTACCAGCGACAGCGCCGTACCGACGGCCATGTACGGCGTCGTCACGCGCAACGAGGACGAGACCGAGTGGTCGGAGTTCGACCGCGCGTTCTACGAGGTCAAGGACGTCACCGGCCGGGCAGCCGAACCTGTCGACAGCGCGGTGAACATGGTGTCGTGTTTCGGTGACAACGCCGTCGAGAGCGAGCAGGAGTTGCTGTCCTTCGACGACGAGGGCACGGCGGCGACGCGCAACGAACCGTACTTCGACTGGACGTACGTCTGCCCGACCCACGACCGGTACCGCGAGGGGCTCCTGGACATCATCGAGGACGCGGCCGCCGTCACCGACGACGTCCGCCTCGACGACGTCGGGTTCCCCCGTGAGGAGTACTGCCACTGCGACCGCTGTGAGCGGCGGTTCGAGGAGAGCGAGTTCGAGGACTGGGGCGAGTGGCGAAACGACGTCATCACCTCCTTCGTCGCCGCGGCGCGCGAGCGGGTCCCCGGTAACCTTTATCTCACCCTGTACCCCGACCCGTATCCGGGCCACCTCGAAGCCCGCAGCGGGATTGCTATCGACGACCTGTCCGAGCACGTCGACGAGTTCGTCGTCCCCATCTACGACATGGCGTACTCGACGACCTACTGGCTGGAGATTCTCGCCAAGGGGTTCCGCGACCGTCTCTCGACGCCGTTCAGCATCGAACTGTACGCCGTCGACGTGGACATCGACGCGCTCGCGAAAGCCGCCGAAGTGGCCGCAGAGTACGGTGAGAGCGTCCTCTTCGGCTACGACGCGAGCAACGCCAGGGCGACCATCCGCCGGATGAGCGCCGACGCGCGCGATGGGCAGTCGTTCGGCCCGGACTGAGACCGTTTTTTCAGGACGGGGCGCAGGATACCTTTATCTATTCGGCGAGCGACATATCTGGTATGCGCGAACGCATCACTCGAGTGGTCAACAGGGCGAAGTACGCGGCAATCGGCGGCGCCATCGGCGGAGCGGTCGGCGGCATCTTCAGCGCGCGCGCCGCGAGCACGGCGGCAGGTGCTGGCGCGCTCGTCGGCGCGATTCTGGGCGAGAAGTGGACCTCCGCGGCACCGGTCGTCAAGCGCGCCCGCTCGAAAGCCGACGAGGAGTGGGCGCTGGCCGGTCCGATGGTCGAGAAGGCCAAGGAGACGGCGAGGGCGCGCGCGCCCAGTCGGCGCTAGTCGTCAGTCGAAGAACCGGTCGCGCCAGCGCAGTATCTCGTCGCGGTCACGGGTGTCCTCCGGGAGTGTCTCGAACCAGCGAGCCTCGCTGATCTCCTCGTCCGGGTCGTCGACGCTGAGCGCCGTCGTCTCGGCACGGGCCTCGAACACCGGGAGGATGCCCCAGGTGTTGTTCCCGTCGCAGTAGAACTCGACGCGGCCGAGCATGCCCAGGCCCTCGATGGTCGCCTCGACGCCGCTCTCCTCGCCGAGCTCGCGGAGCGCGGCCTCCTCGAAGGACTCGTCGCCGTCGAGCTCGCCGCCGGGCAGGACCCACTGGTCGACTCCCTCGTGACGGACGAGGAGAATCTCGCCCGGTGCCCGGTAGGTCAAGGTGTGGGAACCGAACGGCGCACCGTGGTCACGGGCGTCGGTCGCGACCTGTTTGAACCGGTGTCGCGGGACGCGCCGGTGACGAGTGAACTCGACGAACCCCTCGTGTGCCGTCGCCAGGTCGTGGTACGTCTGTTCGGCCTGCTGACTCGCCACGTCGGCGAGATACCACAGGTTGTCGACAGTAGTCATCC
This DNA window, taken from Haloarcula ordinaria, encodes the following:
- a CDS encoding DUF7502 family protein, with protein sequence MSKKDRPVGERMRAALRAVRFEAWKAATIYAVVDAVALFLVVNLLVAALEPSAIPEQVGVPDVVTETVTDSAGVPLSDPTVPGSALVALAVGLVVFVAELVLRLRRPLIEQFEAVNPSVAEALRTARDAITDEQETAMAVRLYEDVLAQLRETSGVALVNIRRLAVTLFVIAILSLATVQVAAVDLALLDGNGGATPANGGPDQPRDYTGLEDGDSVLGDSEDVTAGDENLTAQIESTGGEEEVDPTQQFPSEAGGDVSGDFESQQAGFAGAEDLEDAELIREYNLRIREDGESDT
- a CDS encoding chromosome partitioning protein; protein product: MSAIGRTLNLGLVALILLAVAGTAGATVFYQDSTGELQQENNRLKSTNADLRDELEETRADLQDNRTRVRELRQTLETRTQDVDQVADDLERTEAQLNATESQLAETRQALRDSQDRVSTLQGTTSELRQENQRLEREANELEDEVETLRDDRRELQNDVVNLRNELNDREDVIDDLQDEVNTLENENEDLQQENSEMEDDLQSLCNKAENEGEPECSGY
- a CDS encoding vWA domain-containing protein; this encodes MSVSYTLSDGLTIGVEHLWPAVAVPVAVAVLVYVVFWGERGSRSASTRSRRLLFASRVLVVVLLVVGAMGPYTVQTRETAGEPSVTLLTDDSASMDVYADTRESLVADIEATGVPVTTTTVGSEASSRLGDGLAANARENGTVVVLSDGQVTAGRSLAIAGEEARRLNATVSAVELIPRNREAAVSVSGPQTVSSGVPSRFVVSVDGVRLPDESTVEVSIDGETVATRTVGENGTTAVTHTFEDLGSHRVTATIESSDVFDRNNVFYKSVRVVEQPDVLYVSARTYPFENFLDSLYDVTKTDTVPADLSGYSSVVVQDSPATRFGNVSALQEHVIEGGGLVVVGGDNAYENGGYGESPVASMLPVSVGNATGGTTNIVLLVDVSGSAEEGMAIQKAVALDVLDQLGDENRVGVVAFNFRAFRVAELAPLGENRNTVANQIRRLTSGGATDIAIGLQGADELLGEREGTIILLSDGQDRPAQAAAVSNQLGREGTRVVSVGAGRKVNELTLREIAAESGGSYFAATETNRLRLLFGGGSRQFQGDRLTIVTRNTFITSGVELTANPGQANRVTVKPGADYQVATADGTPAIASWRFGLGRVVSITTYGDDGTLDGLLERPDSLVLTKSVNYAIGDPARTQTGVTAVGDARVGRLTSLTYRGETRPEAADITFRQVGTNRYQGEFTPSTAGYGTVLDTEYAANYPAEYGTFGQSEALTSVVEETGGQLFTPGEGAEIARLARQQSTRIRTVRDSWSWVFLLGALLLFTAEVIARRVQVYRGRTTLESGLP
- a CDS encoding vWA domain-containing protein; the encoded protein is MVLSEIFLSPLGLAAFALAIPIVVLYFIRPEPQRMELPTFRFLANDERQQATNPLLERLSRSLLLLVQLLALLLLAVGLAAPYVMVNERAVVEETVLVVDTSASMATTGGGDTRLARALETADAEVTSTTSVVTTDDGGDVTLQRGTPSEAREALGQLQVTDAPGDLDGAITQATALAGENARIVVLSDFAGNEWTDAVATARARDLSVDLRQFDAGGDANVGFVDRRFAGSRVTLSVKNFGSETVTRTVTLGNRNARVELGPDDLETVTFPVPAGRSQARLSPGDGFATDDTVSIAAPSDPTVEVLVLTNDPNRYLITALEVVDQVDVTVDRPPTTVTDDYDVIVYSNVDPSALLPGNVEAGRELVADGGGVVVQAQPELPTRYGDLLLLEPGPVRSAATVQSPPPDELTRGIDFQPPDEYVSGSLREGRTVVELGDGTPLIATAERESGRLLYYGYIEDSSSFKFNYQYPVFWKRAVFHLANRDPLPALNFETGETVRFDADRIEGPDGPVTGPTNSLQRVGFYSAAGRTVSASLLDERESDTAVEPLSDRQGPTGNATREERRSVPRPLTEFAALAGLFVVLLEVGYLRYRGDL
- a CDS encoding MogA/MoaB family molybdenum cofactor biosynthesis protein, which gives rise to MSDNGGHDNEVQDDHDDHHAHDPKRVSIAVLTVSTTRTLEDDPAGDVVAGACERTGHDVVTRRVVDDDRDAIVEAVAAAFDEDDADVVVTTGGTGLTPDDVTVEALRPLFDRRIPGFGELFRGFSYEEVGPMAMASRSTAGVVDDRIVFCLPGSEHAARTGTERLIVPAVGHLVGLVRR
- the moaC gene encoding cyclic pyranopterin monophosphate synthase MoaC, which translates into the protein MTDEFTHVEDEGEAQMVDVGGKADSKRRAVARGRIRLSAATLEAIAADEMEKGDVLATARVGAIQAVKHTWETIPLCHQIPVTNVDVSFDVDESAVEVTVAVDTVGKTGCEMEALQGVTTGLNVVWDMVKASEKDADGEYPTTAIEDVRVVEKSVDR
- a CDS encoding molybdopterin synthase — translated: MQVLGIVGPSGNGTTTLVERLVARCADSARVATVTQCDRAPAVDTDRTDIARHRTAGAATTVATTDDGEWVASGESRTLDETLTELAPAFDYVFVDGYPDSSLPKVVLGDRPATDPVVHRADDGETADLDAILDALAAQDPYVTLESLVREVKRSPDEDRAGAIATFTGRVRARDGVDDAPTEHLEFERYDAVADETMAAIREDIEGREGVFAVRLHHKTGVVQAGEDIVFVVVLAGHREEAFRAVEDGIDRLKAEVPLFKKEVTVEEAFWAHDR
- a CDS encoding NUDIX hydrolase, whose protein sequence is MTTVDNLWYLADVASQQAEQTYHDLATAHEGFVEFTRHRRVPRHRFKQVATDARDHGAPFGSHTLTYRAPGEILLVRHEGVDQWVLPGGELDGDESFEEAALRELGEESGVEATIEGLGMLGRVEFYCDGNNTWGILPVFEARAETTALSVDDPDEEISEARWFETLPEDTRDRDEILRWRDRFFD